The Bacillus sp. Bos-x628 genome segment CTCTAATAAATAAAAAATAAGAGATGTGATCCCTAAACTGATTAATCCGGCACCAAACCCTATAAAAAACTGACCACCGAACTGATCTAACCCATTCCAATTCAATTCATTCGCAAGCGCCTCTCCTGCCAATGAACATACAAATACTACAAATCCTGTAAGTAATCCTGCAAGAAGTGTTGATATGACCCCAAGTAAACGTACCGTACTCACGCTCATTCTTGCATCGTAAGCATTTACAATTGTCAACTGTATATCTTCCTTGATCGTAAGAGATTGTACAAAAACGATGCATAAACCGAGTATAAGGCTAAGCATGATTTGAGTTTGAACTTCCATCAATACTAAGACGAGAATCGCCATCACCATTGCCGCAGCCGACCCCAACATACCTGAAATGCCAAAAGTAGATTCTACTTGTTCATCTCGTATCACTTTATTCATCTGATCTGTTAGAATCTCTACATCTGTTCCTATATAGGTGATAACACCAGCTTGCATTTCAACCGTCAGCTTCAGCCGAACATCTTCCTCTTCTGTAAGATACCAATACGTTTGAATTTCGCGAAAGTCCTCTTCCTTTGAACCTGAACCAGTTGTTTTTGCCTTCGTCCATAGTCCTTTAGAAGATCGGGTTAATTGCTGCTTTAATATTTCCGGTGATAATTGTTCAGTTTTTTTAGATAGTGATTTTTGACTCACATCTGCATAAAAGAACGTCACTTCACGTCTAGCATTCACTCCTACAACAAATGATTGGTGTTGATGGACAAAGCGAACTCGCCATGATTCAACCAAACCTAGATCGTGAAGTATGCTTCGATTTTTCTTCAGTAACCCTAAATGATGGAGTTTGTTCACTGTCTCATGATCGTACCAATAGACTGAATAAACATCCCATTCATCAACATTGACTCCTACAAATTCTTTGATAAATTCAATGCTGATTTCTCTTGCTTCACGTTTATCTAAAAGGTTTGACTCAATGGTCGACGTTTTATACTTAAGAAATAGCACAATCCCTATCAACCCAAGCCCACCCCAAAAAATGAATGTAAAGCTACTCATTTGCGATTCCAGCTTTCATTTCGTTTTGAAAAGGCAAATCTGGTTCCGATAATTCAACTTTCCCTATGCATTTGCAGTTTTTCGCTTCACACTTTAATTGTAATAGACGTGCGGGTGAACCAATATCAAATAGATGATCATGTAATATATGGCCTAGAGAAACATCTTCCAATTGACAAGGCGTTACATAGCCGTCCGCTCTTATATACCAAGCTAAGTAGCCAGGCGTACAAAAATCAGTCGTAAAAGAACTCTCTTCATGCCCCCAATCAATTATATTCAAGTGATTCCCCCATTTATGACGTGCTTGCTGTAATTGACTTTGAACACGCTGTTCAAAGTCACTGTCCAGCGCTTTATAATTTTTTGTTGCACGCCCAACAGACAATGTTTTCCCAGCACGGAAAATTGAAGCATTCGCATTTGCACAGTGATCAATAACCTCTGATACTTGGTCTGCATTCATTTCGTTAATGGTCATTGCAACAATGACAGGTACTTGAGCTTCTGCCAAATGTTTGATCGTTTGCATACTCTCATGATAAGCACCTTTTCTACCTCTAAGTGAATCATGCGTATCACTCATGCCATCAATGCTAATTTGTACAGATACATTTCCAAGATGACTAAGCAATTCTATTTCTTCACGTCTCCAGTTAAGTCCGTTGCTAAAAACATTAACATTTGTAAACAAGCAACTGGCAGCCATAACGATTTCTTTAAATCCTTTTATTAATTTTGCTTCTCCTCCAGTTAAAGTAACATCTGCTACGCCTTGCGCTGCTAACTTTTGCATCACCATGATCCACTGTGAACGATTTAATTCGTTCGGATAGGGCTTGCCTGAACTGGCATAACAAAAGGAACAGCCTAAGTTACAAGCATTGGTTAATTGCAGAGTGCAGCTAACAGGCATATAGGTCTGCAGCGACCCAGAAATTTGAATCGGTCGATCCAACAAACCCTGTGTCCATGCTTCTGTAAAAGGGTGAGCACTCAGTTCTTCTCGAAGCTGATCTGCAGTCAGTTCTTCCTTTTTCACAATTTCCCAAATACGTGCGGTTTTGGCCAGATCTTTATTTTTGGATAATAAAAATGCCAGTTGAGCACCCCTTCCGCTTAGTCTAAAATAATACATCGACTTCCTATCTATCATGACAGCTCCATGAGGCTGTAAATGGATGGCTAGTTCAGGTAAATCGTAATCTACTACTTGATTATTTGACATAAATAGACACCCCTTTTTGAAGTATAAGGAGTTAGCAAAATATGCTCAACTCCCTATGTTAGCATTAAAGAGCCCGCATAGCAGGATGTGGTAGAACACAAACACGTGTCATGGCAATACTTTTTGAGGCCCAGCACCCCATACATCCAGCCGCCTTCACAATGGAAGTACCACCTTGACGCTTAAGGGCTTTTTTACTCACAGATTCCCATTCTTTTTGGTTTCTTTTCATAAGTAAAACCTCCTCTTAAATTTTGCATAGTGTCAATAGACCCACCTACCATGCACCCTGATATTACCATATGAAAGGTGTCGAAGTAAGGGGAATTTTGCTATTAATTCTAAAAAAATACTTATTAGGAAAAATATATAAATGGTAATGAGAGATTGAACAAATAAAAAAGATTGGACAGCAATATCCAATCTTTTCGTCTCAGCTTTTCTCTATATGGTGGTTTTGAAACAATCCTCATTAGAAAGAATGTGATATTAATACTCAATTAGATTTATCAATATTGTTTTTTTATCGTAAGTAATATTCTTTATCACCCCAATTGCATTGGGTACTGTAAGATTATTTCCCTTTAAGCTCTTGATCTTAAATTTTTCGTCTAATGCAATTTTTGCTAAATCTACTTCCAGTGCTTCCCGATTCTCTTTAATTCATTTATTTACTTTAAATGATCTTTTTTCGCCATAAAAACACCCCTTTAGACAATCATATCCAAAGGGGTAAAACGGTACAACTTTATTTCTAATCTAGTTGAAAAGTGACAATAAAGTTATTTAATTTTAAAACCTCAAACAAGCATAACCTCGTTATAAATTTAGGACAGGGGAAAATAAAGTTGTTTAATTTTTAATAGAAGATACTTCACTGTACTAAGAATACAACAATAAAGTTGTTTAAATCTATAAGTTGCTCCATAATGAATAATCTACTGTTTAACAATCTTTTTTATAAAATATAAGGGTTATTTTAGTTCAATTTCTTACAAACACCTGTTTTGATATAGCCACCCATTTCATATAGATAACAATTACGTTCCTCTTCTAAAATTGTAACTAATCCCCAATTAGTAGCTTTAATAATAATTTTCTCAACTGAAATAATAGCTCTGAGCTATACCTTTACTTTGGTGGCATCATCAATAAATAAGACAAGGTACACCTGCTTATTCTTCCTGTTGGGACCGATCGGAAGAAAAGGCCCATACTTTATATCCGATTGCCAAAGACTATTGCCGAAGCGTTTCTGAAACCTGGGGGCAAGCTGTGCCAAAGCTGGTATACATTCGCATTTGGTGGAACTGTAGCCTCGTTCGGTCAGTTTCTCCTGTAATGTGTTCCGTTTCAAGTGTCCGGGCTGTGCTTTTCCTTCCCACTCCAAAATCTGAATGGTTTGGCTTACACTTCGACCCAGCACTTCTCTTCTTAGAAGAATGGCTTCTTCCAATAGGTGAAGAGGTACAGCCTTCTTTATCTGTTTCACGGTTTTACTTTTGGGTTTTAGCCCCTAGCATCCTTCAGCTGTTCTGTCATTATTTATAAGGTGCATTTCATAATAATTATTTGCCTGAAGTTTCAATAATAAAAGGTTTTATTAGACTCGTAATACCTATATGCTTTACTTACTGAATTTTTCTGTATAATGTATTAACTGGTCTGTAAAAGCAGCAATCCTCTTATGAATATCACCTGAATTAATTACATAAGTATCACCTTGCATAATAAAATCACTGTTACAGGTGGAAATTTGCATTGGAATTGCTAATCCTAATAATCCCCTAACGACAATTCGTAAGTGGTCTAAAGGCTGAGTGCTTCGTAATCCTCCGCCGTTGGCTACAATACCAATTGGCTTATTCATCAAAATATCCATATTTAATATATCGAGTGCATTTTTTAAAACTCCTGAATAGGAATTATGATAATTTGGAGACCCGATAACTAATGAGTCGGCATCTGTAGCTAGCTTCACAAATTCTTTTACTATAGAACTTGGGTGTTGTCCTGGAGAATGATGAAATTTGGGATCAACAAAAGGAAGGGGTTGTTTTTGTAAATCCCACACAGTTATTTCACATCCTTTTTTTTGCAATTGCGAACCTATTTCTGTAACTAATGCAGTGGTATGTGCAGGTTTGGCTGGGCTCCCAGATATTAAAAAAACTTTTAACATGATAAATACCTCTTTCATATAAAATTAATAACTTGATGACTGATAAGCTATCTCTGTTGTATCCGATTTACTTATGCTTCTATACCATAAGTATGAAAACAAACCAGTGGTTATTAAAACGTAAATAGTTATAAATGTAAAAGATATAAATAAGGAAAATGCAGATAATATACCTCCGACGATTAAATACGCAAATGCATCTGCGATATTCCCTATACTAGATCTTACTGCCATTACTTTTCCTAACATATTATTCGGAGTTCTCAACTGTAATAATGTAGTCATGGTTGTGCCAGATATTGTACTTCCGAACCCAATAATTAATGCAGCTAATATAATGTACTCTATGCTACTTGTTAAACCGAGTAGAAAAAACGCCACGCCCCTTACAGCATATCCTGAAAAAATCCATATAACGGGACGCTTAACCTTTCTAGTGGCAAGCCAAAATGAAGATATTGTAGATGAAAAAGCAATAGCTGATAATATATAGCCAAACATGCTACCTTCAGTCATATTCATTGAACTTAAAATCTTCGGTATTCCAAGTTGAATTACGCCTACTCCAACTAATAATTGCGATGCAAAAGCTAACATTATTATTGCAATACCTTTATTCTTATAGCTCATAAACTTAATGCCTTTCCACGCATCTTTTAAAATTGAAGTTTTTTCGCTGTCCATCTCCTGTTTAGTCTCAGGAAATCTTACACCGAAAATAAATAAAGCAGATAAAAAATAAGTTATGCTGTCGATATACAACAGTTGGGAAACATTGAAATCAAAAATTAAAAGCATGCCCCCTAAGGTAGGACCCAACATCATTCCTAAATTCTGAGTTGAACCAATGTATGAATTAACTTTGTTAAGTTGCGTCTTATCTTCCACTAGTAAAGGAATACTAGCTTGGATTGCCGGATGAAAAAAGGCTCTAAACGCGGTTATTAGAAAACTCACTATAACAATTTGTTGTACAGTCAATATATTTAAGTCATATGCTACTGGTATTGAAAGTGATAAAATACCACGAACAATATCGCATAAAATCATCAATTTCTTCCTGTCTACACGATCACTAATAACCCCAGCGAAGACACCTATAAAAAAATACGGAATGATAGATGTGAAAAGTATAGCTCCTGCCCCAAAAACAGAATCAGTGTACTCAAATGATAAAAGAGTAAGAGCTAACGTATATATAGCTGTACCAAATATAGACGTTGCGTCCGCGGCCCAAATCAATTTTAGATTTCGGTTCATAAAAACCCCCCCTAGTTCAATTGGTGAAATTAACCTCTATGAATTCCTCTGATAGAATGTCGTTTATAAACGACTTAAAGCTCATATTTAGCTCTAAACTTGATTTTGTGTAGTGGCCTGTCCGGTCAATATCTCTCACTAGTTGTGATATTGAGTTGTGATTTTGAGGATTGTAATAAACCCACATATTTTCAAACCAAATCTCAATTGAATTGGAATTATCTTCCAAATAAAATAACCATTCTCGAACAACGCCTTTGAATAAAATTTTGTTACATGGGTCGCATTGAATACCCCAATAAATATATAAATCGTCCCCAAGTGTTATCAAACTTTGTACAATTCGGTAAGATAGTCCTTTTTCTCGAATTAAGCTTTCTAATGTTGGAAAGTTTGGATTGGTTCCAAAGGCTGTTTCTTGTAAAATTAAGGCGCATAATGATGATCGTCTGGGTAGCCGAGTGATTATTGCTACGCCATGGAAATTAGCTTTAATTATCTTGTTATCTATTGTTACTTGTTCTCTTTGTATAGTCCGCGGAGTCTCTATGTTGCTAAATTTTTCAAAATATTTCTCTTTAATTACATTGTTATTTGGAGTAACTATACTAATGCCTACAAGGTACCCTCTATCTTTTATTTGGGGGGTTTTAAAGACTTTAATAATTCTCCGCTTCATTTCTATTTCCAGGTTTGTCATATGCTTTTCTTCATTGGTCTTAAGGTGTGGTTTCCATCTGTATGCAAGCAAATGTACTATGGATTCTGTCATGGTTTTTTCACTAAAAAAAGAAATATGGTACAGCGTGTACCATCCTTCATACCTAACGCTTTCTAACATACCTTTAGTGAGGATTTCAGGTGGTAGTTCTTTTGGTATTAAAAGGCGACCTATCCCCTGACAATCTATTCGGATCAGTAAATGATACCTCTTAGTCAAAGGTGAAGAAACAGCTGTATAATAATTAGAATTATTTCTTATTATTATAGGTGAAATAAGACCCGTTTCAGTATTGGTGTGATTGGATAAGTTCTCTACGGTATCCTCTTTATGATTTTTTATAATAGACTTTTTTGTGGAAATATACCTTATATTTGGATTGCTAATTGAATTACAAAGATAAAGACCATTTTCATAAGATATCTCTTTTATTATTTTTTGTTGCCAATCTTCTATATCTCCGAGTATTAATTTGTCTGATTGGTTGATGTACAGATTATTTATATACTTTATTCTCGTTTGTAAATCTTCTGCTGAACGATGGTAATTAATATGTAGCTTGATTAGTGCCTTATTAAACTCTTGCAAAGTTATAGGATATTCTAAACATGAAATGATTTTTTCTATATTGCATTTCTTTGCTTCGGGTGATATTGAGTCAAGTGTTAAAACACCGGCGTGATTATAAATTTGGATTCTGAGTGTAAATGTACCTGAAAAAGATTTTTTTACCCTTGAGTCCCAAATGTTTTTTAAAACTTCAGCGTATAATTGATGGGATTTATCTATATTTAAAAACCAGGCTCCACCTACAAAAGGGGTTTTGATATCTTTTGGTATTAAGCTTTCTCCTTGTCCAATGGTAAGAAGTTCAGTACAAAACCGTGAATTAGAATGATGATTTTCTAATAAATTCGATTCCTCGATGCAATTTAGGATATACTCCCTTTCCCAAGGGCCAATTACATTAACCGATGAAGCTTTTTTATATAAACTTAATCCTTTTTCTAAGTCGGATTTATTTATTTTGGAAATTTGACTATAACTTCCTAATATTGATCTTCCGTAATCCTTACCATTAAAAAGGAAAAAATGAAGATATTCTAATGCCTTATTTCTTTGGTTTATATTAAATTGTTTAATTTCATTCTTGATCGTATTTCTTTCCTGCTCTAAAATTTTTTCATCAATTGTGAGTTGCCAATTAAAATGGCTAAAAACAGTTTTAATGTTATTCTTTGAAACATAAAAGTAATAGTTTGTTTCATCCCTTTGAGTCTGGGCGGTTAATTTACCTTTTCCGAATTCATGCGTAGAGCAAAAAATGTGTTCTAAAAAGTGTGCCACACCAATCTTAACACCATTATATGCTGCTCCTATAGGAAAATTGATATTTACAATCCCTACATCTAAACTTGGAAGAGTTTCGATGTTCTGCTCCGTTTGGTTAATTAGGTACTTTTCCATAATAATCACCTATGTACTCTAAAGTTTTTTGGAGATTGTATTTTGGAGAAAAATTATATTCTTTGATGGCTTTTTCTATGGGTAATGGTTTATTAATTTTTGGTTGTGGCGTTTGTAAATTGTTCGTTTTTTGAATGAAATTCTTATTATAAGTTCTTTTTAAATCAAATAACAATTCTTCACCAGATGTTATTTTACCTGGACCTAAATTTACAACATCAAACTGCTTGCTTTTTTCCAAGTTACTTACGATGAAAACTGATAAATCTCTAACATCTAAAAACTCATTTGAACTTAACAAAAGGTTATCTAGTTCTATTTGTGCATCATTTGATTTAATAATTTGATTTAACGACCTGCTCATCCAATTGCCACTTAAATTTGGATTTGGACCCACTGTCCCTGTAGGTCTTATTACTAATGCATTGCATTCTGTATACTCTGTAATCGATTTAACGATTTGTTCATTGTATAGTTTTGTTGCTCCATAAATAGATAATGGTCTGGGTAGACTTTGTTCTGTTCGGCTTTCGGTGTCATTTCCATACACAGCAAGCGAGCTAATATATATTAATTTATCTATCCTCTTCTTACTACAAACAGCCTGAATAGATAACAACAGTTGACTTTCATTTAGCAAAGCTGCTCCTGAATGCTTTTTAAACGAAGGATGTAAGGATCCAGCAGCCACAATTATATTCTTAATATCATAGGAATCTATTAAACTTAATAAACTGGCACTATCATATATTGGTCTTTGTATAGCTTGTTCTGGGTTTATTTGTGTTACTGAATTGGCATAATCAAAGTCTATACGGTGCGCTTGCATAATAAAATCATGTTCATTTTTATTATTTAGTTCTTTAGCTACATGAACTCCTATTAAGCCACCTCCAATAATTAAATATCTAGCCATAGTAATTCTCCTTTACAAGTTATTTACATTAGAGTAAATTTGCTCAATTCGGTGAAGAGCTTCAAAAAACTTAGCATCTTCAACTCCGGCATTCAGTCTAACTATATGGGAACTTGTATTACCGAAAGCAGTCCCTGGCATTAGTTGCAAATTCATTTTTTGCCTAGCAAGATCAGTAAACTTCACAGCATCTATCCCCAACTCTTTTGTATCTATGCAAACATAAATACCTCCGTCAGGTGAATAAAATGGTATATTTTTGGTGGAGAAAAACTCTGCTGCACCGTTTAGCCGATTGGTGATTTTTTTTGAAAGTTTTTCAGGGTAATCGTTTAAATATTCAATGGCATATTTAGCTATTTCTTGACCGATCCAAGATGTTGACATACCTAAATTCCAGTGAATTTCCCTTAAATTTTCAATAATTTTTGGATGAGCAATTACACAGCCGATTCTAATACCTGCGATTCCATATGACTTTGATAAACTGTAAATAAAAATAGTTTGATTTGGGATTAATTCGCTTGGGCTTGTTATATTAGTGTCTCTGGTGAAATCACGATACACCTCATCTGATACACACAAAACTTTATATTTTTCACATAACTCGCACAACTTTTCTACTACATAATTTGGAGCGATATATCCAAATGGATTATTGGGGTTATTCCATATGATGGCTTTAGCTCCATTTATAAATTCTTTTTCAATTTGTTCCAAAGTTTGTTCCCAGTCTTTGTGAGGACCGATGTAATATTCGATTAATTCTATACCATACTGCTTAGCGGTTTTTCTGTATAAAGGAAAACACACATTGGGTATTAATAACCTTTGGTTTGAAAACAAATGATAAAAGGCGCTTAGCCCCATTGAGGCCCCTGCAGTTACCAATACTTGACTTACCTTTAATTCTTTATTGTATAAAGGTTGGAAGT includes the following:
- a CDS encoding CPBP family intramembrane glutamic endopeptidase — encoded protein: MSSFTFIFWGGLGLIGIVLFLKYKTSTIESNLLDKREAREISIEFIKEFVGVNVDEWDVYSVYWYDHETVNKLHHLGLLKKNRSILHDLGLVESWRVRFVHQHQSFVVGVNARREVTFFYADVSQKSLSKKTEQLSPEILKQQLTRSSKGLWTKAKTTGSGSKEEDFREIQTYWYLTEEEDVRLKLTVEMQAGVITYIGTDVEILTDQMNKVIRDEQVESTFGISGMLGSAAAMVMAILVLVLMEVQTQIMLSLILGLCIVFVQSLTIKEDIQLTIVNAYDARMSVSTVRLLGVISTLLAGLLTGFVVFVCSLAGEALANELNWNGLDQFGGQFFIGFGAGLISLGITSLIFYLLESRNHLRISPELSNRSMFLSGFTLRQGLNMSLQSSIGEEVIYRLLIISLLFWLSESIVLSILLSSLLWAIMHQVTGYDPRWIRWMHLFVFGCFLGFLFVKYGFICVLVAHFIHNLVLVCMPLWQFKLQRYIHTKKSQQTSL
- the skfB gene encoding sporulation killing factor system radical SAM maturase translates to MSNNQVVDYDLPELAIHLQPHGAVMIDRKSMYYFRLSGRGAQLAFLLSKNKDLAKTARIWEIVKKEELTADQLREELSAHPFTEAWTQGLLDRPIQISGSLQTYMPVSCTLQLTNACNLGCSFCYASSGKPYPNELNRSQWIMVMQKLAAQGVADVTLTGGEAKLIKGFKEIVMAASCLFTNVNVFSNGLNWRREEIELLSHLGNVSVQISIDGMSDTHDSLRGRKGAYHESMQTIKHLAEAQVPVIVAMTINEMNADQVSEVIDHCANANASIFRAGKTLSVGRATKNYKALDSDFEQRVQSQLQQARHKWGNHLNIIDWGHEESSFTTDFCTPGYLAWYIRADGYVTPCQLEDVSLGHILHDHLFDIGSPARLLQLKCEAKNCKCIGKVELSEPDLPFQNEMKAGIANE
- the skfA gene encoding sporulation killing factor, with protein sequence MKRNQKEWESVSKKALKRQGGTSIVKAAGCMGCWASKSIAMTRVCVLPHPAMRAL
- a CDS encoding NAD(P)H-dependent oxidoreductase, which gives rise to MLKVFLISGSPAKPAHTTALVTEIGSQLQKKGCEITVWDLQKQPLPFVDPKFHHSPGQHPSSIVKEFVKLATDADSLVIGSPNYHNSYSGVLKNALDILNMDILMNKPIGIVANGGGLRSTQPLDHLRIVVRGLLGLAIPMQISTCNSDFIMQGDTYVINSGDIHKRIAAFTDQLIHYTEKFSK
- a CDS encoding MFS transporter encodes the protein MNRNLKLIWAADATSIFGTAIYTLALTLLSFEYTDSVFGAGAILFTSIIPYFFIGVFAGVISDRVDRKKLMILCDIVRGILSLSIPVAYDLNILTVQQIVIVSFLITAFRAFFHPAIQASIPLLVEDKTQLNKVNSYIGSTQNLGMMLGPTLGGMLLIFDFNVSQLLYIDSITYFLSALFIFGVRFPETKQEMDSEKTSILKDAWKGIKFMSYKNKGIAIIMLAFASQLLVGVGVIQLGIPKILSSMNMTEGSMFGYILSAIAFSSTISSFWLATRKVKRPVIWIFSGYAVRGVAFFLLGLTSSIEYIILAALIIGFGSTISGTTMTTLLQLRTPNNMLGKVMAVRSSIGNIADAFAYLIVGGILSAFSLFISFTFITIYVLITTGLFSYLWYRSISKSDTTEIAYQSSSY
- a CDS encoding insulinase family protein, yielding MEKYLINQTEQNIETLPSLDVGIVNINFPIGAAYNGVKIGVAHFLEHIFCSTHEFGKGKLTAQTQRDETNYYFYVSKNNIKTVFSHFNWQLTIDEKILEQERNTIKNEIKQFNINQRNKALEYLHFFLFNGKDYGRSILGSYSQISKINKSDLEKGLSLYKKASSVNVIGPWEREYILNCIEESNLLENHHSNSRFCTELLTIGQGESLIPKDIKTPFVGGAWFLNIDKSHQLYAEVLKNIWDSRVKKSFSGTFTLRIQIYNHAGVLTLDSISPEAKKCNIEKIISCLEYPITLQEFNKALIKLHINYHRSAEDLQTRIKYINNLYINQSDKLILGDIEDWQQKIIKEISYENGLYLCNSISNPNIRYISTKKSIIKNHKEDTVENLSNHTNTETGLISPIIIRNNSNYYTAVSSPLTKRYHLLIRIDCQGIGRLLIPKELPPEILTKGMLESVRYEGWYTLYHISFFSEKTMTESIVHLLAYRWKPHLKTNEEKHMTNLEIEMKRRIIKVFKTPQIKDRGYLVGISIVTPNNNVIKEKYFEKFSNIETPRTIQREQVTIDNKIIKANFHGVAIITRLPRRSSLCALILQETAFGTNPNFPTLESLIREKGLSYRIVQSLITLGDDLYIYWGIQCDPCNKILFKGVVREWLFYLEDNSNSIEIWFENMWVYYNPQNHNSISQLVRDIDRTGHYTKSSLELNMSFKSFINDILSEEFIEVNFTN
- a CDS encoding NAD(P)-dependent oxidoreductase, producing the protein MARYLIIGGGLIGVHVAKELNNKNEHDFIMQAHRIDFDYANSVTQINPEQAIQRPIYDSASLLSLIDSYDIKNIIVAAGSLHPSFKKHSGAALLNESQLLLSIQAVCSKKRIDKLIYISSLAVYGNDTESRTEQSLPRPLSIYGATKLYNEQIVKSITEYTECNALVIRPTGTVGPNPNLSGNWMSRSLNQIIKSNDAQIELDNLLLSSNEFLDVRDLSVFIVSNLEKSKQFDVVNLGPGKITSGEELLFDLKRTYNKNFIQKTNNLQTPQPKINKPLPIEKAIKEYNFSPKYNLQKTLEYIGDYYGKVPN
- a CDS encoding pyridoxal phosphate-dependent aminotransferase — its product is MINTSLSLIDLSLGEIIGGPSEKLKKFTSSKVLEDWQGYTNPYGIYELRRLLSRHFQPLYNKELKVSQVLVTAGASMGLSAFYHLFSNQRLLIPNVCFPLYRKTAKQYGIELIEYYIGPHKDWEQTLEQIEKEFINGAKAIIWNNPNNPFGYIAPNYVVEKLCELCEKYKVLCVSDEVYRDFTRDTNITSPSELIPNQTIFIYSLSKSYGIAGIRIGCVIAHPKIIENLREIHWNLGMSTSWIGQEIAKYAIEYLNDYPEKLSKKITNRLNGAAEFFSTKNIPFYSPDGGIYVCIDTKELGIDAVKFTDLARQKMNLQLMPGTAFGNTSSHIVRLNAGVEDAKFFEALHRIEQIYSNVNNL